In Cupriavidus basilensis, the following proteins share a genomic window:
- a CDS encoding CaiB/BaiF CoA transferase family protein, with amino-acid sequence MRDLDQQDLPLQGVRVVEFCTVAAGPFCGMLLADMGAEVIKVEAPEGDTLRQWPPLSDGFSENFASLNRNKESVALNLKDAADVALARALILDADVVIENNRPGVMDRLGLGYASFREQKPGLVYCSVSAYGQSGPRAGEGGFDLTIQAAAGVMSVTGEPDGAPVKCGVPLADFASGLYGAFAIASALTRVRAGGAGAHIDVPMYGCTLGIAALQTSEYFGTGRSPAKLGSAHPRNAPYQAFQAADGYFAIAAGNQKLWLEVVRVVALPALAQDARFATTRDRAANQAALKILLEERFATAGVAHWIAAFNAAGVPHARINDYAAALDDPQVAHMDWVRPLTLPGGHQTRTFASPLRFDGLGLPIRRDPPALGEHNAAVRARYQAGRAATEQDPT; translated from the coding sequence ATGCGTGATCTCGACCAACAGGACCTGCCGCTGCAAGGCGTGCGGGTTGTGGAATTCTGTACCGTTGCCGCCGGGCCCTTTTGCGGCATGTTGCTGGCCGATATGGGCGCCGAGGTGATCAAGGTGGAAGCGCCCGAGGGCGACACCTTGCGGCAGTGGCCGCCGCTGTCCGATGGCTTCTCCGAGAATTTCGCTTCGCTCAACCGCAACAAGGAGTCGGTGGCGCTCAACCTGAAGGATGCCGCCGACGTGGCGCTGGCGCGTGCGCTGATCCTGGATGCCGACGTGGTGATCGAGAACAACCGCCCGGGGGTGATGGACCGGCTCGGGCTGGGCTACGCCAGCTTTCGCGAGCAAAAGCCGGGGCTGGTGTATTGCTCTGTGTCCGCCTACGGCCAGAGCGGCCCGCGCGCGGGCGAGGGCGGGTTCGACCTGACCATCCAGGCTGCCGCCGGCGTGATGAGCGTGACCGGCGAGCCCGATGGCGCGCCGGTGAAGTGCGGCGTGCCGCTGGCCGACTTTGCTTCGGGCCTGTACGGCGCCTTTGCCATTGCCAGCGCGCTCACGCGTGTGCGGGCCGGCGGCGCGGGCGCGCATATCGATGTGCCGATGTACGGCTGCACGCTCGGCATCGCCGCACTGCAGACCAGCGAGTACTTCGGCACCGGCCGGAGCCCGGCCAAGCTGGGCTCCGCGCATCCGCGCAATGCGCCCTACCAGGCATTCCAGGCCGCCGATGGCTACTTTGCCATCGCCGCGGGCAACCAGAAGCTCTGGCTCGAAGTGGTGCGCGTGGTGGCTCTGCCCGCGCTGGCGCAGGACGCGCGCTTTGCCACCACGCGCGACCGCGCGGCCAACCAGGCCGCACTGAAGATCCTGCTCGAAGAGCGCTTTGCCACCGCTGGCGTGGCGCACTGGATTGCCGCCTTCAATGCCGCTGGCGTGCCGCATGCGCGTATCAACGACTATGCCGCCGCGCTGGACGATCCGCAGGTGGCGCATATGGATTGGGTGCGCCCGCTGACGCTGCCTGGCGGCCACCAGACCCGCACCTTCGCCTCGCCGCTGCGTTTCGACGGGCTGGGCTTGCCGATCCGCCGCGACCCGCCGGCGCTGGGCGAGCACAACGCCGCCGTGCGCGCCCGCTACCAGGCGGGCAGGGCAGCCACGGAACAAGACCCTACGTAA
- a CDS encoding IclR family transcriptional regulator, which translates to MNNTLIKGLGVIELLAHSDRPLGLTEIATHLGLAKSNVHRLLQALTELNYVIRDASGTGTGYSASIKLWELGSAVLSRLDLRRHAQAWMDKLMHASGESVHLSVLDRAEVVYVHKIDSPNPVRAYTQIGGRALAHCVATGKAILAFQPDTALQRMFATLAPSTPNSIVEPERFLREMAKVRKEGYAVNRGEWRETVYGVAAPICDGNGHVIAAIGLSGPAERFKPHKIKGFAALVLNAATEISDDLGGGNRHNALALATRSMVAMRRG; encoded by the coding sequence ATGAACAACACCTTGATCAAGGGCCTCGGCGTGATCGAGTTGCTGGCGCACAGCGACCGGCCGCTGGGCCTCACCGAGATCGCCACCCACCTGGGCCTGGCCAAGAGCAATGTGCATCGGCTGCTGCAAGCGCTGACCGAGCTCAACTATGTGATCCGCGACGCCTCCGGCACCGGCACCGGCTACAGCGCGTCGATCAAGCTCTGGGAGCTGGGCTCGGCGGTGCTCTCGCGGCTGGACCTGCGCCGCCATGCCCAGGCGTGGATGGACAAGCTGATGCACGCCAGCGGCGAGAGCGTGCACCTGTCCGTGCTGGACCGCGCCGAGGTGGTCTACGTGCACAAGATCGACAGCCCCAACCCCGTGCGCGCCTATACCCAGATCGGCGGGCGGGCGCTGGCGCACTGCGTGGCCACCGGCAAGGCGATACTGGCCTTCCAGCCGGACACCGCGTTGCAGCGCATGTTCGCCACGCTGGCGCCGTCCACCCCCAACAGCATCGTCGAGCCCGAGCGTTTCCTGCGGGAGATGGCCAAGGTGCGCAAAGAGGGCTATGCGGTCAACCGCGGCGAGTGGCGCGAGACCGTCTACGGCGTGGCCGCGCCCATCTGCGACGGCAACGGGCACGTCATCGCCGCCATCGGGCTGTCGGGGCCGGCTGAGCGGTTCAAGCCGCACAAGATCAAGGGCTTTGCCGCGCTGGTGCTGAACGCGGCCACGGAGATCTCCGATGACCTGGGCGGCGGCAACCGGCACAATGCCCTGGCGCTGGCCACCCGCAGCATGGTGGCGATGCGGCGCGGCTGA
- a CDS encoding NAD-dependent succinate-semialdehyde dehydrogenase, whose translation MYQDLALYIDGEFVKGGDRREQDVINPATQELLGKLPHANRGDLDRALAAAQRAFESWKKTSPLERSKILRRVAELTRERAKDIGRNITLDQGKPLAEAIGEVMICAEHAEWHAEECRRIYGRVIPPRQPNVRQIVVREPIGVCAAFTPWNFPFNQAIRKMVSAIGAGCTLILKGPEDSPSAVVALAQLFHDAGLPPGVLNIVWGVPGEISTYLIESPIVRKISFTGSVPVGKQLAALAGAHMKRVTMELGGHSPVLVFDDADIEPAAEMLARFKLRNAGQVCVSPTRFYVQEKAYDKFLARFTEVIGSIKVGDGLDDGTQMGPLAHERRIASMEQFLDDANHRGGKVVAGGKRIGDKGFFFAPTVVTDLPDDAKLMVDEPFGPVAPVTRFKDVEEVLRRANSLPFGLASYVFTNSLKTATVVSNGLEAGMVNINHFGMALAETPFGGIKDSGIGSEGGQETFDGYLVTKFITQV comes from the coding sequence ATGTACCAGGATCTCGCCCTCTACATCGACGGGGAATTCGTCAAGGGAGGGGACCGACGCGAGCAAGACGTCATCAACCCCGCCACCCAGGAACTGCTGGGCAAGCTGCCGCATGCCAACCGCGGCGATCTGGACCGCGCCCTGGCCGCCGCGCAGCGCGCCTTTGAAAGCTGGAAGAAGACCTCGCCGCTGGAGCGCTCCAAGATCCTGCGCCGCGTGGCGGAACTGACCCGCGAGCGCGCCAAGGACATCGGCCGCAACATCACGCTGGACCAGGGCAAGCCGCTGGCCGAAGCCATCGGCGAAGTCATGATCTGCGCCGAGCATGCCGAATGGCACGCCGAGGAATGCCGGCGCATCTACGGCCGCGTGATCCCGCCGCGCCAGCCCAACGTGCGCCAGATCGTGGTGCGCGAGCCGATCGGCGTGTGCGCTGCCTTTACGCCGTGGAACTTCCCCTTCAACCAGGCGATCCGCAAGATGGTCTCGGCCATCGGCGCCGGCTGCACGCTGATCCTCAAGGGACCGGAAGACTCGCCCAGCGCGGTGGTCGCGCTGGCCCAGCTGTTCCACGATGCAGGCCTGCCCCCGGGCGTGCTGAACATCGTCTGGGGCGTGCCGGGCGAAATCTCCACCTACCTGATCGAGTCGCCGATCGTGCGCAAGATCTCCTTCACCGGTTCGGTGCCGGTGGGCAAGCAGCTGGCCGCGCTGGCCGGCGCCCACATGAAGCGCGTGACCATGGAGCTAGGCGGGCACTCGCCGGTGCTGGTGTTTGACGACGCCGACATCGAGCCGGCAGCGGAAATGCTGGCGCGCTTCAAGCTGCGCAACGCCGGCCAGGTGTGCGTGTCGCCCACGCGCTTCTACGTGCAGGAAAAAGCCTACGACAAGTTCCTGGCGCGCTTTACCGAGGTGATCGGCTCGATCAAGGTTGGCGACGGCCTGGACGACGGCACGCAGATGGGGCCGCTTGCGCACGAGCGCCGCATCGCCTCGATGGAGCAGTTCCTGGACGACGCCAATCACCGCGGCGGCAAGGTGGTGGCGGGCGGCAAGCGCATCGGCGACAAGGGCTTCTTCTTTGCCCCGACCGTGGTCACCGACCTGCCCGACGACGCCAAGCTGATGGTCGACGAGCCCTTCGGCCCGGTGGCGCCGGTGACGCGCTTCAAGGATGTGGAAGAAGTGCTGCGCCGCGCCAACAGCCTGCCGTTCGGCCTGGCCTCGTACGTCTTCACCAACTCGCTGAAGACCGCGACGGTGGTGTCCAACGGCCTGGAAGCCGGCATGGTCAACATCAACCACTTCGGCATGGCGCTGGCCGAGACGCCGTTTGGCGGCATCAAGGATTCCGGCATCGGCAGCGAAGGCGGCCAGGAAACCTTCGATGGCTACCTGGTGACCAAGTTCATCACGCAGGTCTGA
- a CDS encoding DUF2252 family protein, whose protein sequence is MHPATEAILIYNHGRDPERLTRKLAAIAADPFAFLRGTNHLYAASVGTEAALVEAPTTYVCGDLHLENLGSFKGDNGLVYFDLNDFDDAMAAPLTVDLVRLLSSLMIAAPQLGLSDADARAGAERMLETYAAVLAGGKPRWVERATATGLVATLLRRVKRRRRGELLAARTVRRGGKRRLLIDNSHALAPLKGERKRAGAILREFARQAHHGQFAADDAARRVAGVGSLGLERYVVLAHAPGTPTAQRLIDIKRAAPSAWQGLPYGAQPAWGSDAARVVHIQHAMQAASPALLSAVAMGAGSAAPSYIVKSLQPTADRVNLGPHTDRASLSEVLLTMARSAAWAHLRGCGHEAADRIEALQEFAAGSRWRAPVLRLARHGCEMAQAQWKDFAEDYHKARGK, encoded by the coding sequence ATGCACCCAGCTACGGAAGCCATCCTGATCTATAACCATGGCCGCGATCCCGAGCGGCTGACCCGCAAGCTCGCCGCCATCGCCGCCGATCCGTTCGCCTTCCTGCGTGGCACCAACCACCTCTACGCGGCCTCGGTGGGCACCGAGGCCGCCCTGGTGGAAGCCCCCACCACCTATGTCTGCGGCGATCTCCATCTGGAGAACCTGGGCAGCTTCAAGGGCGACAACGGCCTGGTTTATTTTGATCTGAACGACTTCGACGACGCGATGGCCGCGCCGCTGACGGTGGACCTTGTGCGCCTGCTGTCCAGCCTGATGATCGCGGCGCCGCAGCTCGGCCTGTCGGACGCCGACGCGCGCGCGGGCGCCGAGCGCATGCTTGAGACCTACGCGGCGGTGCTGGCCGGCGGCAAGCCGCGCTGGGTGGAGCGCGCCACCGCCACCGGGCTGGTGGCGACGCTGCTGCGCCGCGTCAAACGCCGCCGCCGCGGCGAGCTCCTGGCGGCGCGCACCGTGCGGCGCGGCGGGAAACGGCGCCTGCTGATCGACAACAGCCATGCGCTGGCTCCGCTCAAAGGCGAGCGCAAGCGCGCTGGGGCCATCCTGCGCGAGTTCGCGCGGCAGGCCCATCACGGCCAGTTCGCGGCCGACGACGCCGCGCGGCGGGTGGCGGGCGTGGGCAGCCTGGGGCTGGAGCGCTATGTGGTGCTCGCGCATGCGCCCGGCACGCCCACCGCCCAGCGGCTGATCGACATCAAGCGCGCCGCGCCCAGCGCGTGGCAGGGCTTGCCGTATGGCGCGCAACCCGCATGGGGCAGCGACGCAGCGCGCGTGGTGCATATCCAGCATGCCATGCAGGCGGCTTCGCCTGCGCTGCTCTCGGCGGTTGCGATGGGTGCCGGGTCAGCAGCGCCGTCCTACATCGTCAAGAGCCTGCAGCCCACGGCCGACCGCGTGAACCTTGGGCCTCACACCGATCGCGCCAGCCTGAGCGAAGTGCTTCTCACGATGGCGCGCTCGGCGGCCTGGGCGCACCTGCGCGGCTGCGGCCATGAAGCCGCCGATCGGATCGAGGCGTTGCAGGAATTCGCCGCCGGTTCGCGCTGGCGCGCGCCGGTGCTGCGGCTGGCGCGGCATGGCTGCGAGATGGCGCAGGCGCAGTGGAAGGATTTTGCCGAGGACTACCACAAGGCCCGGGGGAAATAA
- a CDS encoding cytochrome C oxidase subunit IV family protein: protein MAASSPSPELPAQAPAVTGSHGDSPHGQPLGQQHGQQHPIGLYLKIWALLFVLSTLSYLVDYFHFEGYLRWTLILLFMVMKAGLIVAVFMHMAWERLALICAILLPPLCLLVLVGLMAAEADYTFLLRGVFFR from the coding sequence ATGGCTGCGTCGTCCCCATCTCCCGAATTGCCCGCGCAGGCCCCCGCCGTTACCGGCTCGCACGGCGATTCGCCGCACGGGCAACCGCTTGGCCAGCAACATGGGCAGCAGCATCCCATCGGCCTATACCTGAAGATCTGGGCACTGTTGTTCGTGCTGTCCACGCTGTCGTACCTGGTGGACTACTTCCATTTCGAGGGCTATCTGCGCTGGACCCTGATCCTGCTTTTCATGGTGATGAAGGCCGGATTGATCGTGGCCGTGTTCATGCACATGGCCTGGGAGCGGCTGGCACTGATCTGCGCCATCCTGCTGCCGCCGCTGTGCCTGCTGGTGCTGGTGGGCCTGATGGCGGCCGAGGCGGACTACACGTTCCTCTTGCGCGGCGTCTTCTTCCGCTGA
- a CDS encoding heme-copper oxidase subunit III family protein codes for MSSLPTSSAPAVTGLRGLVADWSSDQRAFKVSWGKAMMWIFLLSDTFIFSCFLTGYMTVRIASTAPWPNPSIVFGLKVGGTEVPLLLIAIMTFVLISSSGTMAMAVNFAYRRDRVKCALLMFATALFGVAFVSMQAFEWTKLIVTEGVRPWGNPMGAPQFGSAFFMITGFHGLHVSCGVIYLLIVATKVLRGRYERTGNYQIVEIAGLYWHFVDLVWVFIFALFYLW; via the coding sequence ATGTCTTCGCTACCCACTTCATCCGCACCGGCGGTGACCGGCTTGCGCGGGCTGGTGGCCGACTGGTCCTCGGACCAGCGGGCCTTCAAGGTGTCGTGGGGCAAGGCGATGATGTGGATCTTCCTGCTGTCCGATACCTTCATCTTCAGCTGTTTCCTGACCGGGTACATGACGGTCAGGATCGCCAGCACGGCGCCCTGGCCGAACCCCAGCATCGTGTTCGGGCTCAAGGTGGGCGGCACCGAGGTGCCGCTGCTGCTGATCGCCATCATGACCTTCGTGCTGATCAGCAGCAGCGGGACGATGGCGATGGCCGTCAACTTTGCCTACCGGCGCGATCGCGTGAAATGCGCGTTGCTCATGTTTGCCACGGCGCTGTTCGGCGTGGCCTTCGTCAGCATGCAGGCTTTTGAGTGGACCAAGCTGATCGTGACAGAGGGCGTGCGCCCGTGGGGCAACCCGATGGGTGCGCCGCAGTTCGGCTCGGCCTTCTTCATGATCACCGGCTTCCATGGCCTGCATGTGAGCTGCGGCGTGATCTACCTGCTGATCGTCGCCACCAAGGTGCTGCGGGGCCGCTACGAGCGCACGGGCAACTACCAGATCGTGGAGATTGCCGGGCTCTACTGGCACTTCGTGGACCTGGTGTGGGTCTTTATCTTCGCGCTGTTCTATCTTTGGTGA
- a CDS encoding bb3-type cytochrome oxidase subunit III → MNANLVYRTGADGERRPGPGPGDVGRQRAGPAPASIGLWVFMGVVSSLFGLFIAAYAMRMDSPDWHAVALPWQVWLSTALLAAGSGVMLVAARAARAGRVSVAHRALCLGGLAAAAFVASQLWAWQALLAIHVVPANNPSGSFFYLLTAMHGLHVLGGLAGWMMAMRAGPGSALRIRLCARYWHFLLAVWLVLLAALGWLTPEFVRFICGRG, encoded by the coding sequence ATGAACGCGAACCTGGTCTATCGCACCGGTGCCGACGGCGAGCGGCGCCCGGGCCCGGGCCCCGGCGATGTGGGCAGGCAGCGCGCGGGGCCCGCGCCGGCCAGCATCGGGCTGTGGGTGTTCATGGGCGTGGTCAGTTCGCTGTTTGGTTTGTTTATCGCCGCGTACGCCATGCGCATGGATTCGCCGGACTGGCACGCCGTGGCGTTGCCGTGGCAGGTCTGGCTGTCCACGGCCTTGCTGGCGGCGGGTAGCGGGGTGATGCTGGTGGCCGCGCGCGCGGCCCGCGCCGGACGCGTCTCGGTGGCGCACCGCGCGCTGTGCCTCGGCGGGCTGGCCGCGGCGGCGTTCGTGGCTTCGCAGTTGTGGGCATGGCAGGCCCTGCTCGCCATCCACGTGGTGCCTGCCAACAACCCGTCCGGGAGCTTCTTCTACCTGCTGACCGCGATGCATGGCCTGCATGTGCTGGGCGGCCTGGCTGGCTGGATGATGGCCATGCGCGCCGGGCCGGGCAGCGCGCTGCGCATTCGCCTGTGCGCGCGCTACTGGCATTTCCTGCTGGCAGTGTGGCTGGTGCTGCTGGCCGCGCTCGGCTGGCTCACGCCGGAGTTCGTTCGCTTTATCTGCGGCCGCGGCTAG
- the ctaD gene encoding cytochrome c oxidase subunit I, whose protein sequence is MAYADEAAHDGPQSFFTRYIWSQDHKVIAVQYTLVAIFVGLVGVVLSNLMRLQLGFPGHFTFINANRYYQFVTMHGMIMVIYLLTALFLGGFGNFLIPLMVGARDMVFPYLNMLSFWVYFLSVLVLLSSFFVPGGPTGAGWTLYPPQAILPGTPGYEWGIILMLVSLVIFIVAATMGGLNYVTTVLQARTEGMTLMRMPLSVWGIFMATILALLAFPALFVSGVMMLLDRTLGTSFFMPAIVSLGQQLNYKGGSPLLFQHLFWFFGHPEVYIVALPAFGIVSDLVSVHSRKSIFGYRTMVWAILAIGVLSVVVWAHHMFVSGMNPYFGFFFATTTLIIAIPTAIKVYNWVITLWRGDIHFSVPMLFAIAFISTFVIGGLTGLFLGNVSVDIPLSNTYFVVAHFHMVMGVSPILVVFGGIYHWYPKVTGRMLNDKLGHIHFWVTFVGTYAIFFPMHYLGILGMPRRYYAYDNYAFIPESAHTMNAYISVAAFIVAAAQLLFVFNLAWSVRHGRPAGSNPWRAASLEWQTPDTPPVHGNWGAQQPVVHRWAYAYSVPGASEDFIAQNAPPEAGGAEPEPHTSHGAVA, encoded by the coding sequence ATGGCATACGCCGACGAGGCCGCCCACGACGGACCGCAGAGCTTCTTTACCCGCTATATCTGGAGCCAGGATCACAAGGTGATCGCGGTGCAGTACACGCTGGTTGCCATCTTCGTGGGGCTGGTGGGCGTGGTGCTTTCCAACCTGATGCGCCTGCAGCTGGGTTTTCCCGGGCACTTCACGTTCATCAATGCCAACCGCTACTACCAGTTCGTGACCATGCACGGGATGATCATGGTGATCTACCTGCTCACGGCGCTCTTTCTCGGCGGCTTCGGCAATTTCCTGATCCCGCTGATGGTGGGGGCGCGCGACATGGTGTTCCCGTACCTCAACATGTTGAGCTTCTGGGTCTACTTCCTCTCGGTGCTGGTGCTGCTGTCGAGCTTCTTCGTGCCGGGCGGTCCCACCGGCGCCGGCTGGACGCTGTATCCGCCGCAGGCCATCCTGCCGGGCACGCCCGGCTATGAGTGGGGCATCATCCTGATGCTGGTGTCGCTGGTGATCTTCATCGTGGCCGCCACCATGGGCGGGCTCAACTACGTCACCACCGTGCTGCAGGCCCGCACCGAGGGCATGACGCTGATGCGCATGCCGCTGTCCGTGTGGGGCATCTTCATGGCCACCATCCTGGCGTTGCTGGCCTTTCCGGCGCTGTTCGTGTCGGGCGTGATGATGCTGCTGGACCGCACGCTGGGCACCAGCTTCTTCATGCCGGCGATCGTTTCGCTGGGCCAGCAGCTGAACTACAAGGGCGGCAGCCCGCTGCTGTTCCAGCACCTGTTCTGGTTCTTCGGCCATCCGGAGGTGTACATCGTCGCATTGCCGGCGTTCGGCATCGTCTCCGACCTGGTCAGCGTGCATTCGCGCAAGAGCATCTTCGGCTATCGCACCATGGTGTGGGCCATCCTGGCCATCGGCGTGCTGTCGGTGGTGGTGTGGGCGCACCATATGTTCGTGAGCGGGATGAACCCGTACTTCGGCTTCTTCTTTGCCACCACCACGCTGATCATCGCCATTCCCACCGCCATCAAGGTCTATAACTGGGTCATCACGCTATGGCGGGGCGACATTCATTTCTCGGTGCCGATGCTGTTTGCCATCGCCTTTATCAGCACCTTCGTGATCGGCGGGCTGACCGGGCTGTTCCTGGGCAATGTCAGCGTGGACATTCCGCTGTCGAACACGTATTTCGTGGTCGCGCACTTCCATATGGTGATGGGCGTTTCGCCGATCCTGGTGGTGTTTGGCGGGATCTATCACTGGTACCCCAAGGTCACCGGCCGCATGCTCAACGACAAGCTGGGGCACATCCATTTCTGGGTGACGTTCGTCGGCACCTATGCCATCTTCTTCCCGATGCACTACCTGGGCATCCTTGGCATGCCGCGGCGCTACTACGCCTACGACAACTACGCCTTCATTCCCGAGTCGGCCCACACCATGAACGCCTATATCTCCGTGGCGGCGTTTATCGTGGCGGCGGCGCAGTTGCTGTTCGTCTTCAACCTCGCCTGGAGCGTCAGGCACGGCAGGCCGGCGGGGTCCAATCCCTGGCGCGCGGCCTCGCTGGAGTGGCAGACGCCGGACACGCCGCCCGTGCACGGCAACTGGGGCGCGCAGCAGCCGGTGGTGCATCGCTGGGCCTATGCCTATAGCGTGCCGGGTGCGAGCGAGGATTTCATTGCGCAGAACGCGCCGCCCGAGGCCGGGGGCGCCGAGCCCGAGCCGCACACCAGCCATGGAGCCGTGGCATGA
- a CDS encoding cytochrome c oxidase subunit II, which yields MAIAIAIVIIVVASVLFHFLSPWWATPLASNWKQMDDTLTITLVITGIFFVIINLFVAYIVWRYRHRDGARAAYQPENPRLELWLTAGTTLGVIALLAPGLFVYAEYVRPPGDAMVLEVVGQQWQWGFRFPGRGGQLGTSDPRFVTPANPLGVNPDDPRGQDDIIVAGQEVHLPLNRPVKVLLRSKDVLHDFYVPPFRARMNMVPGTVTSFWFTPTKAGTYEILCAQLCGVGHYNMRGHVVVEDEAAFQAWLSRQPTFALTMAKTPAVVTGAAPAGAPAADTLVGQGRALAQSKGCVGCHSMDGTVGVGPSWKGLYGSTGTFADGSSAKVDDAYLKTEITDPQARLVKGFGPLMPKMALSDEEVSALIAYIRANGAPGAATQAGAASRAAAR from the coding sequence ATGGCGATAGCCATTGCAATCGTGATCATCGTCGTTGCTTCGGTGCTCTTCCATTTCTTGAGCCCGTGGTGGGCGACGCCGCTTGCCTCCAACTGGAAGCAGATGGACGACACGCTGACCATCACGCTGGTCATCACCGGCATCTTCTTCGTCATCATCAACCTGTTCGTCGCCTACATCGTCTGGCGCTACCGCCATCGCGACGGCGCGCGCGCGGCCTATCAGCCGGAAAACCCCAGGCTGGAGCTGTGGCTGACAGCGGGCACCACGCTTGGGGTGATCGCGCTGCTGGCGCCGGGCCTGTTCGTCTATGCCGAGTACGTGCGCCCACCCGGCGACGCCATGGTCCTGGAGGTGGTGGGCCAGCAGTGGCAGTGGGGCTTTCGCTTTCCCGGCCGGGGCGGCCAGCTCGGCACCTCGGACCCGCGCTTTGTCACGCCCGCCAATCCGCTGGGCGTGAACCCGGACGACCCGCGCGGGCAGGACGACATCATCGTCGCCGGCCAGGAGGTCCATCTGCCGCTGAATCGCCCGGTCAAGGTGCTGCTGCGCTCCAAGGACGTGCTCCACGACTTCTACGTGCCGCCGTTTCGCGCTCGCATGAACATGGTGCCAGGCACCGTCACGTCGTTCTGGTTCACGCCGACCAAGGCGGGCACGTACGAGATCCTGTGCGCGCAACTGTGCGGGGTCGGCCACTACAACATGCGCGGCCATGTGGTGGTGGAGGACGAGGCGGCGTTCCAGGCATGGCTCTCGCGCCAGCCGACGTTCGCGCTGACCATGGCGAAGACGCCCGCTGTGGTGACAGGGGCAGCGCCTGCCGGCGCGCCGGCGGCCGATACGCTCGTCGGGCAGGGCCGCGCGCTGGCGCAGAGCAAGGGCTGCGTGGGTTGCCACAGCATGGACGGCACCGTTGGCGTGGGGCCAAGCTGGAAGGGCTTGTATGGCAGTACCGGGACCTTTGCCGATGGCAGCAGCGCGAAGGTCGACGACGCTTACCTGAAGACGGAGATCACCGATCCGCAGGCGCGCCTGGTCAAGGGCTTCGGCCCGCTCATGCCAAAGATGGCCCTGAGCGACGAAGAGGTGAGCGCGCTGATTGCCTACATCCGCGCCAACGGCGCGCCCGGCGCGGCAACGCAGGCGGGCGCTGCGTCCCGCGCCGCGGCCAGGTAG
- a CDS encoding membrane protein, giving the protein MELHMQSHHYVRRMPDWTAAAVSGLAAGALLMVIELFWSTMVAGINPWGTTRMIAAILMGQDVLQTSLFSVGTVAAALMIHFVLGAVLGMILGAIIAPFHLDSSTGLALLTGAVFGIAVYLLNFYGMTRFFTWFADARGWHTLVGHMIFGMTAAIAYWKLENKDVSH; this is encoded by the coding sequence ATGGAACTTCACATGCAATCGCACCACTACGTGCGCCGCATGCCAGACTGGACCGCGGCAGCGGTGTCGGGGCTGGCGGCCGGGGCGCTGCTGATGGTGATCGAGCTGTTCTGGTCGACGATGGTGGCGGGCATCAACCCGTGGGGCACGACGCGGATGATCGCGGCGATCCTGATGGGGCAGGACGTGCTCCAGACTTCGTTGTTCAGCGTGGGTACCGTGGCCGCGGCGCTGATGATCCACTTTGTGCTCGGCGCGGTGCTGGGCATGATCCTGGGGGCCATCATCGCGCCATTTCACCTGGATTCGAGCACGGGCCTGGCGTTGCTTACCGGCGCGGTATTCGGCATTGCCGTGTACCTGCTCAACTTCTACGGCATGACGCGCTTTTTCACCTGGTTCGCCGATGCGCGTGGCTGGCATACGCTGGTTGGCCACATGATCTTCGGCATGACCGCAGCCATTGCCTACTGGAAGCTTGAAAACAAGGATGTATCTCACTGA